The following are encoded together in the Pseudomonadota bacterium genome:
- a CDS encoding DegQ family serine endoprotease: MMKRNFLVHGLVMAGLLLAAVVPVPALAQSKAQAQVLEPVAPHPDAPASFADLSERLLPSVVNISTTQNISPQKGGRPLPDMPQFPPGSPFEEFFRDFMERHGGPDSSPQSRKITSLGSGFVIDPKGYVVTNNHVIQDADEITVILHDDTNLKAKVLGRDSKTDLALLKVEPSKPLTAVPWGDSDSMRVGDWIVAIGNPFGLGGTVTAGIISARARDINAGPYDDFLQTDASINRGNSGGPMFNLKGEVIGVNTAIFSPSGGSVGIGFAIPATMAKSVIAQLKEHGRTRRGWLGVRIQAVTEDIADSLGLKDSSQGALVASVTPDGPAAKAGIKAGDIILKFNDKSVNEMRRLPRVVAETPIGQKAPVVLWRKGREMTLNVTVGELETAEDEEEASVTEEDGQAIPEKTTEVLEMGLTALTPALRERHELDDSTKGVLVVTVKEGSAAEDIGLRPGDVIAEVGQEEVEKPEDVAKKIKDVKSAGRKTVLLLVNRKNDLRFVALQLGTEKK; encoded by the coding sequence ATGATGAAAAGGAATTTTCTGGTTCATGGTCTGGTGATGGCTGGCCTGTTGCTGGCCGCTGTTGTGCCTGTTCCCGCCCTGGCCCAGTCAAAGGCCCAGGCGCAGGTTCTGGAGCCTGTGGCTCCCCATCCCGATGCGCCGGCTTCCTTTGCCGATCTGTCCGAGCGTCTGCTGCCCTCAGTGGTGAACATTTCCACGACCCAGAACATTTCTCCCCAGAAGGGTGGCCGCCCCCTGCCGGACATGCCCCAGTTCCCCCCAGGGTCTCCGTTCGAGGAATTCTTCCGGGATTTCATGGAAAGGCATGGAGGCCCCGACAGCAGCCCCCAGTCCCGCAAGATCACCTCTCTGGGATCAGGGTTTGTCATTGATCCCAAGGGGTATGTGGTGACCAATAACCACGTGATCCAGGATGCAGATGAGATCACGGTTATCCTGCATGACGACACAAATCTGAAGGCGAAGGTTCTGGGCCGGGACTCCAAGACGGATCTGGCCCTGCTGAAAGTTGAGCCGTCAAAGCCGCTGACGGCTGTTCCCTGGGGCGACAGCGACAGCATGCGGGTGGGTGACTGGATCGTGGCCATCGGCAATCCCTTTGGTCTTGGCGGTACTGTCACGGCAGGCATCATTTCTGCCCGGGCGCGCGATATCAATGCCGGTCCCTATGATGACTTCCTGCAGACCGACGCGTCCATCAACCGGGGCAATTCAGGCGGACCCATGTTCAACCTGAAGGGCGAGGTGATCGGCGTGAATACAGCTATTTTTTCGCCCTCTGGTGGTTCTGTGGGCATTGGTTTTGCCATTCCGGCCACCATGGCCAAAAGCGTGATTGCCCAGCTGAAGGAACATGGCCGCACCCGCCGTGGATGGCTGGGTGTGCGCATCCAGGCCGTTACAGAGGATATCGCGGACAGTCTGGGCCTGAAGGATTCCAGCCAGGGGGCCCTTGTGGCCAGTGTCACGCCTGACGGCCCGGCTGCAAAGGCAGGGATCAAGGCCGGGGATATCATCCTGAAATTCAATGACAAATCTGTGAACGAGATGCGGCGCCTGCCCCGCGTGGTTGCGGAGACGCCGATTGGCCAGAAGGCTCCTGTGGTTCTGTGGCGCAAGGGCAGGGAAATGACCCTGAATGTCACCGTGGGTGAACTGGAAACCGCAGAGGATGAGGAAGAAGCCTCTGTGACAGAGGAAGATGGTCAGGCCATTCCCGAAAAAACAACAGAAGTCCTGGAGATGGGGCTGACAGCCCTGACTCCCGCACTGAGGGAGCGCCACGAGCTTGATGACAGCACCAAAGGCGTTCTGGTGGTCACCGTGAAGGAAGGCAGTGCCGCTGAGGACATAGGTCTGCGCCCCGGTGATGTGATTGCCGAGGTTGGTCAGGAAGAGGTTGAAAAACCGGAGGACGTGGCCAAAAAGATTAAGGACGTCAAATCCGCCGGCCGCAAGACGGTTCTTCTTCTGGTCAACAGGAAGAATGACCTGCGCTTCGTGGCCCTGCAGCTGGGGACGGAGAAAAAGTAA
- a CDS encoding transglycosylase domain-containing protein: MSRSRPRQKPSRPPKPGRRRAIRLLSCGVLAGAAVWLGSAVAHEMRTSELQARYLSRFAQTLIYTVAEGPSPHIPWPETGPYNERLGYAGLSGYVTNAAKAGYAILVQARASPALEWFVRHGGFAPWHARAQAGLILKDRTGTILYNALYPERVYDTFENVPSLVTQTLLFIENRELLDTAFPRHNPAIEWDRLGAVVLALPLKLTGLGGRIPGGSTLATQIEKYRHSPNGRTDGAREKLRQMVSASVRAYMDGQNTTRHRQQIVVDYINSTPLSARGRFGEVNGIGDGLWAWFGTDFRTANRILRSQPRTELDLARQALVYRQVLSLFLAQRRPSFYLVSNRPALEKLVGSHLRLLASAGIISQPLRDAALAMPLTFAAKDPVPDPVSFVDQKAPNAIRNHLLAMLGLPGLYQLDRLDLNVDTTLDLPTQEKVVALLHKLKDPAFLEKSGLVGFRLLDNADPARVIYSFTLLERRGNANFVRVQADNWDQPLDINEKSRLDLGSTAKLRTLATYLGIVGQLHERFSSLSAEDLAAMAAEAPDPLSRWAAGYLSGTGNSDLKTMLDAAMGRQYSANPGENFFTGGGLHTFVNFDPDDNGKTVAVREAFRHSINLPFIRLMRDIVAFYRSEGTDTGEGVLADADHPARQDYLERFADREGSVYLSGFWKRYQGKSPDQALDLLVSRGRRTAERLTVIFRSVRPEGTVEELSLFLKQKIPASIPAPEMARKLYDKHAPGKYSLADRGYLARVHPLELWLVGYLRTRPGATRSQVLEASADQRQESYAWLLHSKRTAAQNIRIRTLMEEEAFSLVHAQWASLGYPFESLVPSLATAIGSSADRPDALAELVGIILNHGLKVPVIRIRQMHFAEGTPWETLMRRQVGQPERVMAPEVAETLHAALVDVATHGTAQRIHGTFSDLQGNTIPVGGKTGTGDHRFETWGPGGKLLNSRVVNRTATFVFFIGENFFGTVTAHVHGNNAANYKFTSALPAQLLKALAPALEPLVRGEDTAVAGVQNPDTSNQ; encoded by the coding sequence ATGTCCCGATCCAGACCACGCCAGAAGCCTTCCCGGCCCCCGAAACCCGGGCGCAGGCGGGCCATACGTCTTTTATCCTGCGGTGTTCTGGCCGGCGCAGCCGTCTGGCTGGGCAGCGCTGTCGCCCACGAAATGCGGACCTCTGAGCTCCAGGCGCGTTATCTGTCACGCTTTGCGCAGACGCTGATTTATACTGTGGCGGAAGGTCCCAGCCCCCACATCCCCTGGCCGGAAACCGGCCCCTATAACGAGCGACTGGGCTACGCCGGCCTGTCCGGCTATGTCACAAACGCTGCAAAGGCGGGCTATGCCATTCTGGTCCAGGCCCGGGCATCGCCCGCCCTGGAATGGTTTGTGCGCCATGGCGGTTTTGCACCCTGGCATGCCCGGGCCCAGGCCGGACTGATCCTGAAGGACAGGACGGGTACCATTCTTTACAACGCCCTCTACCCCGAAAGAGTCTATGACACCTTTGAGAACGTCCCATCCCTGGTGACGCAGACCCTTCTGTTTATCGAAAACCGGGAGCTTCTGGATACGGCATTTCCCAGGCACAATCCTGCCATCGAATGGGACAGGCTGGGGGCTGTCGTCCTGGCCCTTCCGCTGAAGCTGACGGGTCTGGGCGGCCGCATTCCGGGGGGCAGCACCCTGGCAACGCAGATCGAGAAATACCGTCACTCCCCCAACGGGCGGACAGACGGGGCCCGGGAAAAGCTGCGCCAGATGGTCTCCGCCAGCGTCAGGGCCTATATGGATGGCCAGAACACGACGCGGCACCGCCAGCAGATCGTTGTGGACTACATCAACTCTACCCCCCTGTCGGCCCGCGGCCGGTTTGGCGAGGTGAACGGCATCGGCGACGGCCTGTGGGCCTGGTTCGGAACAGACTTCCGCACAGCCAACCGCATCCTGCGCAGCCAGCCACGGACCGAGCTGGACCTGGCCCGGCAGGCTCTGGTCTACAGGCAGGTCCTGTCCCTGTTTCTGGCCCAGCGTCGCCCATCGTTCTATCTGGTCAGCAACCGGCCCGCCCTGGAAAAACTGGTGGGCAGCCATCTGCGCCTTCTGGCCTCTGCCGGCATTATCAGCCAGCCCCTGCGTGATGCGGCCCTGGCCATGCCTCTGACCTTTGCGGCAAAGGATCCCGTGCCTGATCCTGTATCGTTCGTGGACCAGAAAGCTCCCAATGCCATACGCAACCACCTTCTGGCCATGCTGGGCCTGCCGGGCCTGTACCAGCTGGACCGGCTGGACCTGAATGTGGATACGACCCTGGACCTGCCTACCCAGGAAAAGGTCGTTGCCCTTCTGCATAAACTGAAGGATCCGGCATTCCTGGAAAAAAGCGGGCTGGTGGGTTTCCGGCTTCTGGACAATGCGGATCCGGCCAGGGTTATCTACAGCTTTACCCTTCTGGAAAGGCGGGGAAATGCAAATTTCGTCCGCGTCCAGGCTGATAACTGGGACCAGCCACTGGATATCAATGAAAAGTCCAGACTGGATCTGGGATCAACCGCAAAGCTGCGCACCCTGGCTACCTATCTGGGCATTGTCGGACAGCTGCATGAGCGTTTCTCCTCCCTGTCCGCAGAAGACCTGGCTGCCATGGCCGCCGAGGCGCCGGACCCCCTCTCCCGCTGGGCTGCAGGCTATCTGTCAGGAACGGGGAACAGTGATCTGAAAACCATGCTGGATGCAGCCATGGGCCGGCAGTATTCTGCAAATCCGGGAGAGAATTTCTTTACGGGGGGCGGTCTTCACACCTTTGTCAATTTCGACCCCGATGACAATGGAAAGACAGTCGCAGTACGCGAGGCCTTCCGCCATTCCATCAACCTGCCCTTTATCCGGCTTATGCGGGATATCGTGGCCTTTTACAGGTCAGAAGGCACAGATACGGGCGAAGGTGTCCTGGCCGATGCGGATCATCCTGCCAGACAGGATTATCTGGAACGCTTTGCTGACCGGGAGGGCAGCGTCTACCTTTCAGGCTTCTGGAAGCGCTATCAGGGAAAATCCCCGGATCAGGCGCTGGATCTTCTGGTCAGCCGGGGACGGCGTACGGCAGAGCGTCTGACCGTCATTTTCCGGTCCGTACGGCCTGAGGGAACGGTTGAGGAGCTGTCCCTGTTCCTGAAACAGAAAATACCTGCGTCGATCCCGGCCCCCGAAATGGCCAGAAAGCTTTATGACAAGCATGCTCCCGGAAAATACAGCCTGGCAGACCGGGGATATCTGGCCCGCGTCCATCCACTCGAGCTGTGGCTTGTGGGATACCTGCGCACCAGGCCCGGCGCTACACGCAGCCAGGTGCTGGAGGCCAGCGCGGACCAGCGCCAGGAAAGCTATGCCTGGCTTTTGCACTCGAAACGGACAGCCGCACAGAACATCCGCATCCGCACCCTGATGGAGGAAGAGGCATTTTCCCTGGTCCATGCGCAATGGGCCAGTCTGGGCTATCCTTTTGAATCCCTGGTCCCTTCCCTGGCCACGGCCATCGGAAGCTCCGCCGACAGGCCTGACGCCCTGGCGGAACTGGTGGGCATTATTCTGAACCACGGACTGAAAGTCCCCGTCATCCGCATCCGCCAGATGCATTTTGCAGAGGGAACCCCCTGGGAAACCCTGATGCGGCGCCAGGTCGGACAGCCGGAACGCGTCATGGCCCCCGAGGTCGCCGAAACACTCCATGCCGCCCTGGTGGATGTGGCCACCCATGGCACAGCGCAGAGAATCCATGGGACCTTTTCTGATCTGCAGGGCAATACTATTCCTGTCGGTGGAAAGACAGGGACAGGAGATCACCGCTTTGAAACCTGGGGTCCCGGCGGAAAACTTCTGAACTCACGGGTGGTCAACCGGACCGCCACCTTCGTGTTTTTCATTGGTGAAAATTTCTTTGGAACTGTTACGGCACACGTTCATGGCAATAACGCTGCGAACTACAAATTCACCAGCGCCCTTCCGGCCCAGCTGCTGAAGGCCCTGGCCCCTGCCCTCGAGCCCCTGGTGCGCGGAGAGGATACGGCTGTGGCCGGGGTCCAGAACCCCGACACCAGTAACCAGTAA
- a CDS encoding NADH-quinone oxidoreductase subunit C, with amino-acid sequence MDTGQLQKKVCDVLGPDVLEAVVLKGELAIRVARDRLMTVMKTLRDHPDLCCEQVMDICGVDWPDRPERFEVVYNLLSLRHNHRLRVKVSTDADTPVVSVVSVWPVAGWFERETWDMYGVLFDGHPDLRRILTDYGFEGHPLRKEFPLTGFVEMRYDDEQKRVAYEPVKLSQEFRRFDFLSPWEGMTSVMLPGDEKAKARG; translated from the coding sequence ATGGATACCGGTCAGCTGCAGAAAAAAGTCTGTGATGTGCTGGGGCCTGATGTGCTGGAGGCTGTTGTCCTGAAGGGCGAACTGGCCATCCGCGTTGCGCGCGACCGGCTGATGACCGTCATGAAAACCCTGCGCGATCACCCGGATCTGTGTTGTGAGCAGGTCATGGATATCTGCGGCGTGGACTGGCCTGACCGGCCTGAGCGGTTCGAGGTGGTGTACAACCTGCTCAGCCTGCGCCATAACCACCGCCTGCGGGTCAAGGTATCCACGGACGCAGACACTCCCGTGGTTTCCGTTGTCTCCGTGTGGCCTGTGGCTGGCTGGTTCGAGCGCGAGACCTGGGACATGTACGGTGTACTGTTCGACGGGCATCCCGACCTGCGCCGCATCCTGACGGACTACGGGTTTGAGGGGCATCCCCTGCGCAAGGAATTCCCCCTGACCGGCTTTGTGGAGATGCGCTATGACGACGAGCAGAAGCGCGTGGCGTATGAGCCTGTGAAACTGTCCCAGGAATTCCGCCGCTTCGACTTCCTCAGCCCCTGGGAAGGCATGACCAGCGTCATGCTGCCTGGGGATGAGAAGGCCAAGGCACGCGGATAA
- the putA gene encoding bifunctional proline dehydrogenase/L-glutamate gamma-semialdehyde dehydrogenase PutA encodes MPASSPHPDTFRAAMTAAYREDEAAAVKRLLAAAAWRADLRARIRDRAYGLVEGVRGSKTRFTLLDSFLQQFGLSTQEGVALMCVAEALLRIPDKITADALIRDKVGEGAWEKYLGKSDTLFMNASTWALMLTGRVIEMGQDGANLLKRVVARVGEPVIRQAITQAVRILARQFLMGETIDEALKNARDDEKKGYTHSYDMLGEGARTQADADRYFRNYAEAIEAVGRARGSRGLFESPGVSIKLSALHPRYDIAQRDRVMAELVPPLLALAAKGKEAGITIIVDAEEADRWDISLDVIKAVFTDPALKGSEGFGLALQAYQKRAMASAEWLIALARQTGRRMPIRLVKGAYWDTEIKRGQERGLEGYPVFTRKISTDLSWLVCARRLLDARDAVFPMFATHNAHSIAAVLEMAGDSPAGFEFQRLYGMGEALHDQVTSIIPSRIYAPVGNHEDLLGYLVRRLLENGANSSFVNRIRDDSLSIDTIIADPVTAVEKLEMIPHPKITLPVDMFRPERQNSWGLDLSDPAVTGPLLKNMDSTGPWTAAPLIGGKPHTGTARPVRNPADLRQTTGTVEEASADLVEKTLDVALKAFPDWDRTPATERAACLDRAADLLEKHRTEFMALCVREGGKTIPDALAEVREAVDFCRYYAAQAREKLAEPALMPGPTGEKNTLSLRGRGVFVCISPWNFPLAIFMGQVTAALVSGNTVIAKPAAQTPLIAFHAVQILHEAGIPGDALAFLPGSGSTIGGRLVADNRIAGVAFTGSTETARRINQSLAARNGPIVPFIAETGGQNAMIVDTSALPEQVVDDLVTSAFRSAGQRCSAGRVAFLPEDTADKIITMLKGAVQELRVGNPGKLSTDVGPIIDKGALEGLQAHTKKLRDQGRQLLEAPLPDDCAHGTFLAPGAWLLDSLDDLKNEVFGPVLHVVRYPAGQLDPVLEAIRRTGYGLTLGIHSRIENTVRYIAERAPVGNIYVNRSMIGAVVGVQPFGGEGLSGTGPKAGGPHYLYRFCTERTLSVNTTAAGGNTSLVMMGA; translated from the coding sequence ATGCCCGCTTCCTCCCCACATCCGGATACCTTTCGCGCTGCCATGACCGCGGCGTACCGCGAGGATGAGGCCGCGGCCGTGAAGCGCCTGCTGGCTGCGGCGGCCTGGCGCGCAGATCTGCGCGCCCGGATCCGGGACCGGGCGTACGGGCTGGTGGAGGGGGTGCGCGGCAGCAAGACCCGCTTTACCCTGCTGGACAGTTTCCTGCAGCAGTTCGGCCTGTCGACGCAGGAGGGCGTGGCCCTGATGTGCGTGGCGGAGGCCCTGCTGCGCATTCCCGATAAAATCACGGCGGATGCCCTGATCCGCGACAAGGTGGGCGAAGGCGCATGGGAGAAGTATCTGGGCAAATCCGATACCCTGTTCATGAATGCCTCCACCTGGGCACTGATGCTGACGGGCCGGGTGATAGAGATGGGCCAGGACGGCGCAAACCTGCTGAAGCGTGTGGTGGCGCGGGTGGGCGAACCCGTTATCCGCCAGGCTATCACGCAGGCGGTGCGGATCCTGGCCCGCCAGTTCCTCATGGGTGAAACCATCGACGAAGCCCTGAAGAACGCCAGGGATGACGAGAAAAAAGGCTACACGCATTCCTATGACATGCTGGGCGAAGGCGCGCGCACCCAGGCTGATGCAGACCGCTATTTCCGGAACTACGCTGAAGCCATCGAGGCCGTGGGCAGGGCCCGGGGCAGCCGCGGCCTGTTCGAAAGTCCCGGCGTGTCGATCAAGCTGTCCGCCCTGCATCCGCGCTACGACATCGCCCAGCGCGACCGGGTCATGGCGGAACTGGTCCCACCCCTGCTGGCCCTGGCTGCAAAAGGCAAAGAAGCAGGCATCACTATCATTGTCGACGCGGAAGAGGCTGACCGCTGGGATATCTCTCTGGATGTCATAAAAGCCGTTTTTACAGATCCGGCCCTGAAAGGATCGGAGGGGTTTGGCCTCGCCCTCCAGGCCTATCAGAAGCGGGCGATGGCTTCGGCAGAATGGCTGATCGCCCTTGCGCGTCAGACCGGCCGCCGGATGCCCATCCGTCTGGTCAAGGGCGCCTACTGGGACACAGAAATCAAGCGCGGGCAGGAGCGGGGCCTGGAGGGTTATCCTGTCTTTACCCGCAAGATCTCCACCGACCTGTCCTGGCTGGTATGCGCCCGCCGCCTGCTGGATGCCCGCGATGCCGTGTTCCCCATGTTCGCCACGCACAACGCCCACAGCATTGCTGCTGTTCTGGAAATGGCCGGCGATAGCCCCGCCGGTTTCGAGTTCCAGCGTCTGTACGGCATGGGCGAGGCGCTGCACGACCAGGTCACATCAATAATCCCTTCGCGCATCTATGCGCCCGTGGGCAATCACGAGGACCTGCTGGGCTATCTGGTGCGCCGTCTGCTGGAAAACGGAGCCAACAGTTCCTTCGTCAACCGTATCCGCGACGACAGCCTGTCCATCGACACTATCATCGCCGACCCTGTGACTGCTGTGGAGAAGCTTGAGATGATCCCCCATCCGAAAATCACCCTGCCCGTAGATATGTTCCGTCCTGAGCGGCAGAATTCCTGGGGGCTGGATCTAAGTGACCCTGCAGTCACCGGACCTTTGCTGAAAAACATGGACAGTACAGGCCCATGGACGGCGGCACCCCTGATTGGCGGCAAACCCCACACCGGCACCGCACGGCCCGTGCGCAATCCCGCAGACCTGCGCCAGACCACAGGCACGGTGGAAGAGGCTTCTGCCGACCTTGTGGAAAAAACGCTGGATGTGGCGCTGAAGGCTTTTCCGGACTGGGACCGCACACCGGCCACAGAGCGGGCCGCGTGCCTGGATCGGGCAGCGGATCTTCTGGAAAAACACCGCACTGAATTCATGGCCCTGTGCGTGCGCGAAGGCGGCAAGACCATTCCCGACGCGCTGGCCGAAGTGCGGGAGGCGGTGGACTTCTGCCGCTATTATGCCGCCCAGGCCCGGGAGAAACTGGCCGAGCCCGCCCTGATGCCCGGCCCTACAGGGGAGAAAAACACACTGTCGCTGCGTGGCCGGGGCGTGTTCGTATGTATCAGCCCCTGGAACTTCCCGCTGGCCATCTTCATGGGCCAGGTGACCGCAGCACTGGTCAGTGGCAATACAGTGATCGCCAAGCCCGCTGCCCAGACCCCGCTGATTGCATTCCACGCCGTGCAGATCCTGCATGAGGCAGGCATTCCCGGCGATGCTCTGGCCTTTTTGCCCGGCAGCGGGTCAACCATCGGCGGCCGTCTGGTTGCTGATAATCGCATCGCCGGCGTAGCCTTTACCGGCTCCACCGAAACCGCCCGGCGCATCAATCAGTCCCTGGCGGCGCGCAACGGCCCCATCGTGCCGTTCATAGCGGAAACCGGCGGCCAGAATGCCATGATCGTGGACACCAGCGCCCTGCCCGAACAGGTGGTGGACGACCTGGTCACCAGCGCGTTCCGCTCGGCGGGACAACGGTGTTCCGCCGGACGGGTGGCGTTCCTGCCGGAAGACACGGCAGACAAGATTATCACCATGCTGAAAGGCGCGGTGCAGGAACTGCGCGTGGGCAATCCCGGAAAGCTCTCCACTGACGTGGGACCGATCATCGACAAGGGGGCGCTGGAGGGTCTGCAGGCGCACACGAAGAAACTGCGCGACCAGGGCCGCCAGCTGCTGGAAGCGCCTCTGCCGGATGACTGCGCCCACGGTACTTTCCTGGCGCCCGGTGCATGGCTGCTGGACAGCCTGGACGACCTGAAAAACGAAGTGTTCGGCCCCGTCCTGCATGTGGTGCGCTACCCGGCCGGACAGCTGGATCCGGTACTCGAGGCCATCCGCCGCACCGGTTATGGCCTCACCCTGGGAATCCACAGCCGTATCGAAAACACCGTGAGATACATCGCTGAACGCGCGCCGGTCGGAAACATCTATGTGAACCGCAGCATGATCGGCGCAGTGGTGGGCGTACAGCCCTTCGGCGGCGAGGGCCTCTCCGGTACCGGCCCCAAGGCGGGCGGCCCGCATTACCTGTACCGTTTCTGCACCGAGCGTACCCTGTCGGTGAACACAACCGCCGCCGGGGGCAACACATCCTTGGTCATGATGGGGGCGTAG